In a genomic window of Dyadobacter fermentans DSM 18053:
- a CDS encoding glycosyltransferase has translation MRILNICAYTWAIGGPARIIYDHTTEVVKQGHQVDILSPMTPGEKMYPVPEGARLIAVARTTPISNVYREFSIDLYKYLKKHIHEYDVVHMHGIWHFGSLAPFLIPSRAVKVITIHGLLDKWAVSHSKWKKDLVTILYQKKLLGQADLIQINNTDEEQDVIRYLGYRPKNMVIVPNGMKLDEYTRSHLPEKGLFRAKYGISPDQQMVLFMARLNIKKGLDLLLPAFQQVHEQLPHAQLILAGPDDGYQAETEAFIRKHRLENRVKLVGMLTDTIKKEALADADLFVSPSYSEGFSIAVLEAMTSGVPALVSDRVGFGDYIARYEAAWLTPLTCDGVAEGLLKILQDKTYAEAIANRAYKMVTENFDIRVVANQLLEEYKKVQKK, from the coding sequence ATGCGAATACTCAATATTTGTGCATACACATGGGCAATCGGAGGCCCGGCCCGCATTATCTACGACCACACCACGGAGGTGGTAAAGCAGGGCCATCAGGTGGATATCCTGAGCCCGATGACGCCCGGCGAAAAGATGTACCCGGTGCCCGAGGGTGCGCGGCTGATCGCGGTCGCACGCACGACGCCCATCAGCAATGTCTATCGGGAGTTTTCCATCGATTTGTACAAATACCTCAAAAAGCACATTCACGAATATGACGTCGTGCACATGCACGGCATCTGGCATTTCGGCAGCCTGGCGCCCTTCCTGATCCCTTCCAGAGCTGTGAAAGTGATCACGATCCACGGGTTGCTCGATAAATGGGCCGTGTCGCACAGCAAGTGGAAGAAAGACCTCGTCACCATTTTATACCAAAAAAAGCTGCTCGGCCAGGCCGACCTCATCCAGATCAACAACACGGACGAGGAACAGGATGTGATCCGTTACCTCGGCTACCGCCCGAAAAACATGGTAATCGTGCCGAACGGCATGAAACTGGACGAGTACACGCGCTCGCATTTGCCTGAAAAAGGGCTTTTCAGGGCCAAATACGGCATTTCGCCCGACCAGCAAATGGTGCTTTTCATGGCCAGGCTGAATATTAAAAAGGGCCTTGACCTGCTGCTACCCGCATTTCAGCAGGTTCATGAGCAGCTGCCGCACGCGCAGCTCATCCTGGCCGGGCCCGACGACGGTTACCAGGCCGAAACGGAGGCATTCATCCGGAAACATCGCCTCGAAAACCGCGTGAAGCTCGTGGGAATGCTTACCGACACTATCAAAAAGGAGGCGCTAGCCGACGCCGACCTTTTCGTATCGCCTTCCTATTCCGAGGGTTTTTCGATCGCCGTGCTCGAAGCCATGACGTCCGGCGTGCCCGCGCTCGTATCCGACCGCGTGGGCTTTGGGGACTATATCGCGCGCTACGAAGCTGCCTGGCTGACGCCGCTCACGTGCGATGGCGTGGCCGAGGGACTTCTTAAAATATTACAAGACAAAACGTACGCGGAAGCGATCGCAAATCGAGCCTACAAGATGGTTACCGAAAACTTTGACATCCGGGTGGTTGCCAATCAGTTATTGGAAGAATACAAGAAAGTTCAAAAAAAGTAA